The Schistocerca piceifrons isolate TAMUIC-IGC-003096 chromosome 5, iqSchPice1.1, whole genome shotgun sequence DNA segment ATTTTATGTAGTATCTTAAAGTGGTTCCATTCTCATAAAAGATCgtagtaaatatttttttatagatgtgtttatatggaatgactGTGTGGCATATTCTAAAAAAAATCAGGCATTATGTTTGAACTTAATGTAAAGAACATTTTGCATCAGTGCCACTTAATGACCACAGTTTGCATTTAGGGCCGGTTACCACACTAAACAGTTCATACTGGTTCATGACAAGAAGACAGGGTACAGTGTATTGATATTGAGAGACAAATTTGTTATCCAGTACATACCTACTGGAGGCATAATATGCAGTACTgcccaaatacacacacaaaagtaaAGGGACACAATAGCTAGCTTTTAGAGCTAACAGTTTCTTTCTTCCTCAGGGatggggcgggggggtggggggggggggggggtggtaagggAAGGTTATGCAGTGCATGTAATTGAGACATCATGATGATAAGATCATGATAGTGAGGACAAGAGTGCACATAGAAAAGGGGACATTGGAGAGAGTAAGTCAGAGATGGTATGTTGGTACGCACTGTGccagcttcagtccagagacaATAACTATGAAGTGAGAAGGAAAGTTAGATTAGGGTGTAAGATAAACAAATAGTGAGTTTAAGAATTGGgacacagaaaaacacacacacaaaattattcatttgtttcCTTGTTGTCTGAAGTTTCTGATGATGGCTTAAGCCAAAATGTGTAAAGTTCGTagttttaaaaacaattaaaaagcaGTCaagatggaaaacattgacaagtgaTACAACAATTGTGGATATGAATAAAGGCGTAATGTCATTTATTGACATGACTGCTGTTCCACACCTGAAACACGCCTGCAGCTGCAATTTATCTGAGGTAGTGTGTGCCTTGGTTTTAGTTGCTGTgtctatttttgtaaataaatgtttcattgcttTTAATTTTTGATCTACTGTCTTCGTGCCAGAATACTGTTTATAAATTTCCTTGTATATTTGATTGATGTTAGCATTAGTATTTGTCCGGAGAAATAATTAAATGTAAAGAACCTGGGTGTCAAAATCGTTATTCCAGTCTCAAAACATACAGTGATTGAATCCTTTTTACACATGCTGTAGGCCTAGTAATAAAGTTTGTGGATGTCATCAACTAGAGCAACATTCATGTACATTGAAGTAGAAAACTGCAGAGGCATGACTGGTCATAGAAAGAAATGATTGAAGATGTGAACATTGGGCAGTCCTGTGGTTCAAGAAGGAAAAATAGGTGGAATACTTGTTAATTTTAAGTTAAAACAGTATTAGAAATAGATCATTGTTGTGCAAATACAGACAAAAGGAgttcttctcttactgtctatataaTCTGATGCAGTATCTCACAAACAGGATCTCAAGCAACATGTGGTGGACAGGTGGAAAAATAGACACAAGGGAAGTCTACCAAGCAACAATGTCACTACCAATGGATTCACATTAATAAATTGAGAACTTCAGTTTAATTAATGTTACTGTATATGGGAAATATATTTCACCATAAATAaagaagacataatatttcctaaGATGATTTGAACAGATATAATCCTTCTTGGTTACATTCTAGTGCACAAGAAATAATAAAGACGTATTCAAGATGAGAATAACCTATGTAGTTATTGAAatgtcctagcagattaaaaccctGTGTCAGATCTTTTTAGAATTAATTGTCCAAACTAATAGATGCCTGTTTGTTTTCAGATCAGATGTTTGTCTTTTTCCCTGATGAACCTAAGATTGGAATTAAGACAATTAAAACTTATTGTCAGAGAATGCAAGAAGAAAATATTCACCGTGCAATTATTGTAGTGCAGCAAGGAATGACACCTTCTGCAAAACAGGTAATTTATTTCAGTGTATTTTGCAGTTGTTATTTTAGAATAGTTGTTAGTGTTAGAGGACTTTACTCATCAGTGGATGACATTAAAAAAGAATGAAATGTATACCTTTCTTCAACTTGCGACAATCTACAGTTTGACATTGGACACTGGACTGTCATGTGGCATTTTTCACAGTAAGAAATCATTGCTACAGGTGAAAGGGATGCTACATCACAGAAAGAAAATTGTTGAATAAAGTGAATATTGTATCAGTGACCTTTGGATAAGTAAATTGACACCCACATAGTCTTAGTCACACTTAAAAAAAGAGAATAAGCAGTCAGTTGTTGGCATAATGAGACAGAAAACTGTAAAGAAAATACACTCTCAAGGAACTTGGGTTATGAGCTATGATGAAAGTAATATTATGACAATGTAAATTCCATGGTGAATCAAatgatggaaaatccagaatggaatataacaatattatgagaaggaaagttgctactcaccgtatagcagagatactgagtcgcagatcggcacaacaaaaagattttcacacttaaagctttcgtcGGCAaatggccttcgtcaacaatacacacacataggtttcccccccccccccccccttcccacacacacacacacacacacacacacacacacacacacacacacacacacacacattggctgaaagctttgagtgtgaaaatatttatgttgtgcctatcttcaactcagcatctccgctatatggtgagtgagtagcaactttccttctcataatattgttaaattccatggtggatacatcaaacaataattcgtGAATGCAATTTGTACCTCTGTAGATGTGTTATGGATAGCGCATACGAACATATCATATCCCAGGAAATTGCACAAAATTTGAACTAGGCAAGGATTGAAGATGAAGGAAGGACCCATCTAGATGGCATATTAACTGTTTGATGTAGGAAGGTGCTATTTGTGTATCTATAGCTGTTCTGCAGATATATTGGTAGATTTGCTATCTAAAGAGGAAAATGTTTGGGTCAGAATAAAGGTGGACAGAAATATTGGAAAAGTAGGGTGAGTTTGGTGTCGAGGACACAGCAAGGTTGTGAACATGGATGGCGATGATGTACATTCATAGTAAGAAGGAAGGCTTGTGGTTATAATGGGATGGAAACAGTGGGTAGGCAGTGAAAGAAATAAGTAGTTTGGATGCAGGAAGTTACGGTGCACGCAATTGCTTGGAAATGGTGGTCAGCATTACCACTGTAACTAGACTGGTCCAGCCTGTACAAAAGTAAGAGAGATGCTGGAAGTACCTTGAGTTAATTGCAAAAAGTACTCGATTCATTTGCTAGTATTTTTTTAGGTCAGTATGTGGGTGATGGAACAACaatttcaataaaaggtttgatttgTTATATAGCATGTTATTTGAGTACCAAAATGCATGAACAGCAGTGAGGGGCATGCCTTATAGCTAGCTTGACAGAGGTGTCAAAGGAGGCAATTAAAGAAGTCAGTATGGCACAGAAGAGTAGTCTTTTTTTTCCACGCTAGCTTTGTTCCATGCTATGGCAATGTGCTCAGCGATATCGAAGAGAAAGTTGCATGCAAATAAAAGAAACTTGCATTCCGAAATTGAGTACCACGTGTTGCCTGAACACTGTTTTCTTTCCATAAATCAAAACTTTTGTCGATTACTGTTGCCCTTCTTACATCCACAGATTTAaaataaagtttaataaatataagaTGGGTCCCTAGCATGATGTCAGAGTCTCAGTGGTAAAACCAAGTTGCACTTTGGTTTAGAGGCCTTGTTAGACTATTTGACAAAATCAGTTCATAGGTGGAAGGAAAATGTACATCTCCTTGCTGCACATTTCCAAATTATTGCATTGCAAAAGTATCTGTGAAATTATATGTAGATAAAATTCTCTTGGTAGTCAGTTCTGAGGAAAAATGTTGCACAGTAAAGATCAATAAAGGGAAGAGCATTTTGAAGTCAGATTTTGTGCTAGACAAGGAGATGCATTTTGAAACTCCTGgatggttaaaactgtgtgccggaccaagatttGAACTCGGGACTACTGCCTTTTGTGGACAATTGCTCTACTgagtgagctgcccaagcacgattcccgacttgtcctcacagctttgcttccgccagtacctcatctcctacgttaCAGACTTCACAGAACTTTTCCTGCAAAACTTGTAAGATTAGTACttgtgggagaaaggatattgtggaaactcggcttaaccacagcctgggggatgttttcaggatgaaattttcactctgcagtgaaatgtgcacagatatgaaacttcctggcagattaaaactgtgtgccagacttagACTAGaattcgggtcctttgcctttcatggacaacTGCTCTACTGGTAGTGCTTGCCCactaaaggcaaaggttctgagttcaagtcttggcctggcacacagttttaatctgccaggaagtttcatatcagcatacactatggccaatattttttaattttagaaaaGATAGGAAACACCAAAAATTAAACCCAGCTGAAATAAGACTGTGTAACAACACAATTTCTTGTATTGaaaatgtagatgttgttgttgtaatAAGTGATGGAGGAGCAAGAGAAGACAAATGGTCTCTCAGACCAAAATAAcaatggaggaaaaggaggaggatgAAGAGAAATCAGTTCTGTGACAGAATGCTCATGCCAAAATCAAACTGCTCTACACTTAAGATTTTCTTACCTTTTATGTTCTACGGATAAATACGTGTAGCATTTTGGAATTATATTAGGTCTACATGGTATTCCTTTAATAGTATTTGTTTCAAAAAATTCCTTTGGAGCAGTGCATGAAATACAAAATGGGTTTCAAACTTCTCCCCTGTAGTAACAGAAAATTCTTCATTTGggtataaagtaaaaaaaaaatttgctgttAGCTTCTTAATCTTAAAACCAAATAATGTTTGTTACAAATTGCAATTATATGttcaaaataatgaaattttgattTGTCATTGGTGGTGAACCGTTTGCTTTGATTCTTTAGTTTTATTACATGTAGTACTTAGTGTTTTTGTTATAGAAGAGTGATGTTAATTTGGTGCAAGATAATTCAGAATTATAATTCGTGAACTTTGTTTGCAGTCACTGGttgacatggcaccaaaatacatTTTGGAGCATTTCTTGGAGTCTGAACTGCTGATCAACATCACAGAGCATGAACTGGTACCTGAGCATGTCGTAATGACGCCAGAAGAAAAGCAAGAGTTGCTCGCAAGATAGTATcctttataaaatattactattaccTGTTGTAAAAAGTTTGTGTTGGTGGTATAAGAATAAAACTTCCCATATTTCATTTACGGAAGTGACCTACCATTACATGTGTAACTGCTCTGTgttattgtgaaaaaaaaattgtgtttatttTACCGAACTGTAAGATTCTTCCTTCTAGTTAGCAGAAAGTTGGGAGGACATGCATTTTTGTACCATGCTTGAGTTTTTAATTCGTGTGATTGTCACTTTTatttgtaatcaacacaaaaacaatTTCCAGCATGCAGTTTACATTTTCATCTAATGTCTGGTAGGCAGTGTGCATTTTCATCATAGTTACCATATGTACATGAATAATCCACGCACTATATTTTCCCAAATTTAAGGATGAAAAACTGGAGTACATGGGTTAATTATAACAATGGTTGTACTGCTCCGCCTCCAACAATAGATTTCGTTATACTATAGTGTTGTTGCAGCCTCATTTGTGATTCATTAGTAGCACAATAGAATCCAGTATTAACCACAAGTTAACTTGTAAATTATGGCTACAAGTTCTTGTTATTGCTTACATACATCTTAAGAAAAACTTGAAGTTATTGACAAAGCACAGAACATTGGAAACCGTGCAGCAGTAAGAAAATTGATGCAAGCAAGGGTTGTATTCATGACTGGTGAAAAAACTAGATTTGTCTTAAAAACAATAATCACCGCGCATTTCGTGCCCAAAAAAGTTCAGAATCTCGACCTCGAAAAAACTCTGTGATCATGTAGACGAGAAACAACAATATGGATGCGTGATGACTACTGAAATGGGCCAACTCAGAGCACTGGTGTAGCCAAAGAACTTGTGGTGTCTGGTTTCAAAGCTAGCCGTGGCTGGCTGTCTTTTTCAATCAAAATGGATTAGGCTTCTGGAGGAAAAAATACTATAGCTCAACAGCTTCCAGACAGTTATGAGGAAAAAGCAGCAAATTTTTTATAGCTATGTGATAAATTAGTGCTGCAAACATTCCTGTATATTATCACAAATTGGTAACATCTGTAAAAAACGAGTCTATTGTGACGTGATGCTCGACAACACTGTGAACAGGAAAAGGGAATCCAGCATCACGATACGAACCGGCAGCAATGAGAAACAAAGGTGTACAGGAATCCTGTGTGTAACTAGCAATGGATGAAATCTACCACCTTATGTGGTATTTAAAAGAAAAACTATTCCAAAAATATCAGTGATAATCTTACTGGTGAGAGCGAACCCAAAAGAGTGGATGTAGAGTGACCTTATGAGTGACTGGGTGACACATGTTAGGCATCATTGCCCCGGTGCATTACTGAATTTATGTGACATATTAGTCCTGGACACTTTGCTGGGACATACAACTGAGGACATGAGACAAGttacaaaaagggaaaactgaCTTGATCTTTATCCCAGGAGCCCTAACATCTCTCCTGCAACCACTAGAAATGTACATAAATTGGTCATTCAAAGCTGCACCTAAACAATAATTCACATAACTGATGGCTTATGAAAATCACAAGTTTGTGGGCAGCTGGATTTCTCCCATGTTTGTGAGTGGGTGAAATGTTCATTGATTCCATTCTGTTACCACAGATggaaaaatccttcaaaaaaagTGGTATCACAAATTCAGTGGATGGAACCAAAGACTACAGGAAGAGGTCCAAAGCAACAAGGATTCCTCCACTACTAGTGATGAGGAAGAGAATCATTAAGTTAGtataatttattttgtaaataaaccaTAAATGAAAGCCTTTTTCCCTCTTAAAATTAGGGTGTGCAGATTATTCGATGGTGTGGATTATGTATGGTACTTTTGATGGTTTTTAGTGGCAATGACAGCTACGTTCTACAAATTTTTGGTCAGTAATGTgacatatttacttcatttttctgTTCCTATCATGTAGCTCATAGAAAGAGTCAGAACATAGTGGACCAAGAAGGGGACAAAAAGAGAAAACCATTCAAGTCTGAGCTGTGAaagctatttaattctgttgcatatGGCATGTAATGAGTTCAGAAAATCCGCTTTTATGTTCCTGGAGTTAAGGTTTTCCCAGTGTTTACAACATTTTCTTGTCAGCCCCGTCATGTTTGCTATGTTAATTCCAACTCATTTTTCTGTTAACATGATTATAAAATACTTTGGCCTTAAAGTACATTGAAGTGCCAAAAATTACTTGCTACCTCCTAATATTGTCGGACCTCCCTTCTACCCAGCGTAGTGGAGCAACCCAAAGTAACGGGGGCTCAACAAGTTgtctgaagtcccctgcagaattgtTAAGTTATGCTGCCTCTATGGCCATCCATAATGTTGAAAGTctagccagtgcaggattttgtgcatgaactgacctttagattatgtcccatgaatgtctACTGATATTCATGTTGAGCAGTCTGATTGGTTaagtcatttgctcaaattgtccagaatgttcctcaaccagtcgcaaacagttgtggtccagtgacatggtgcattgtcatccataaaatgccatcgttgttttggaacatgaaatgtgcgaatggatgcaaatggtctcccaaTTGCCAAAAACAATCGTTTCCAGGCAATGattggctcagttggaccagaggactcagtctatTCCACGTAAAGACAGCCAACACCTggttgcgcagtgccttgttgacaccttgcatccgtggctttgtggggtctgcagcAGACTTGAACACCACCCTCAGGTCTTAATCAATTGGAATGTGGGGTCTGCAGCAGACTTGAACACCACCCTCAGGTCTTAATCAATTGGAATcaagactcatctgatcaggccacagttttccagtcatcaagggtccaactgatatgcttacgagcccaggagaggcaccggagtcgatatcatgctgttagcaaagacacttgcatCGGTCGTCTGTGGCAATACCCCATTAtgacgactgatgaccatagatgttaaaggCAAGGCTTACATTtgtgttttattacaaaaataaattattctaaCATAATGATTGTATTCATCATCGCTAGTAGTGGAGGACTGATTGTTACTGTCACCATTTTCTCATGGTGTGTCGTCTTCGGTTCCATCCACTGAAGGTGCAACCATTGTGCAGCATTCTAAGTAGAGATCACCACTAACAAGTAgtttgtctgcatgaatggccattgCTGAACTCTGGGCAAGATACATGTGGATCATCCAGTTTCCAAGCATCTCATGGAACATTTTGTGCTGAACTTCAAAGGTTGCTTCGCAGTCCATGCTGTCCACACTTAACTTCTCTgagttgcacaggtgggaactctcccttcaTCATATCCTTTACTCCTATAATCCCCTCTGACAcaacctttgctagtccctgtcctccacctaCCCAACCAGTTTCTGAGCATGCTATGCAACATTTAGTGCTTAACCTCAAAGGCAGCTTCTCTAGTTTCTATAGAATGCATTATATTAAGGTCTCTGTACCTGGGCCACAGTGCCGTGATTACTCTGATGTGGTCGTTTTTGCGATATGACGAATTTATGTAATACTACTTAATTTCAAACTATTTCATACTATAAAACATCTGTCATATTGCTGGACAGCCATTGTTAGTGCCTTCACATTCCTGCATGTGCTGGTTCGTGAGCCAGCTGTCTTCAGCTCTCTCCATGGGACTCGTGTGAAACACGGCTTCTGGCCACCTAACTCGCTCACTGCAGCTGGCAGCCACTTGGACCTGGTCTTGTTGCTGGACCAGCCCACATCAGCTCTCCTCAACAGAGACAATACTTGCAACTCCATGATTCCAGTAATTTTACCCAGTTGCCAGCATACATGTTATGTCACACGTGGTTCAGATATGTTGTCAGGAATTCAGTGTTTTATTTGATGACATATTTGTGAGACAGCAGATGTCAGCCAAAGAGGGGAACATTAACATTAATCATATTTAGATAATGCATTAGTACTGTGTTCACTTATTTTGGTACATGTTTGTAATCCTCAGGGTTATGTCTCAAACTATGTTTTGATTAGCATTCTCTCTTAATAGATAGTGTCAGATGGGAACTGCAGATTTATCGTACAATTTGTTCAACTGAGTCTCATGTAAAATGTGTGTTGCCAGCAGCAGCAACTTCTAATAACAAAAGAATAACGGTGTGTAGACTTGTGTGTTCAGTCtaatatacatttttttgtgttggGTGAAGTGACCCTATGGAAGTGACCCTATGctatgtactctctctctctctctctctctctctctctctctctctctctctctcgccctcttgTCTTTCTTGTTTGCTACTGACATTGCCTGGTTTGAAGTGTGCTTTTTATAACCTTAGCGAATGTTTAGTAAACTGAAAGAAAACCAACTGATGCGCATCCAGGCTGGTGACCCTGTTGCTCGCTACTTTGGATTGAAAAGAGGGCAGGTATGGCATAATCATGTAATATTGATACATTTCTAAAATCGAGTATTTGTTGTTAATTGTTTGAAACGTGTTTTTCTTGTAATCGGTACAGGTGAAGAATGTGGCTTACTGTCACAGTTACTAGCACTGGTTCATTTAATTTCAGTtgtattttgttacagaatttataCTACTTGAAAGATCTCTTAATGTTGGCTGCTTGCCGTGCCACATTTTTCTGTTAAATGATGATGTATTTTGCTTTTCATGATTGGACTTTTAATCTGAATTGTGTGTAAAACAGCTAAGCCACATTATGTGGGTCAACATTTTGGTATTGTGAATGTTACAAATTGAATTGCAGTTCTAGTAGACAAGTGCCCTTAAACCAGACAGAGAGAGTATTTTATTGTGTTGGAGATTAATCTTGATCAAAAAATTATGTTCCTGGTTACTTGGACAAAGATTAGACATCCAAGGCAACCTTTAGATGGATTTGACAATTTagttcagtgttcctgtactttcCACTTAATAATTTGCTCTGCTTTGGAGGAGTTTTTAAGCAGATAGATTAGTATAACAGGAAGTTCTGCATGCATTTGGAAATTGAGATGATTATTGTGTGTGATTTGAGCTTAAAACAACAGGAAAGATTGCGATAAACCTTCCATTTTGCTGTTGAATCTTCTGTAGCCTTAGGTGTCCATTGGCTTCCTTCACAATTACTGTTTAGTGCCTGCTAGAAAAAATTTATGTAGTTAACTAAATTATCCCCTTTtataatgctaaatggctcttcacAATGCAGATTCTTTATTTTCCATTGACATCGTGTAGTGGCTTTACATTGATGACATGATTCAGTAGCAGCCACTgtattgattaattttcacattacATGTACAAATTATTTATCCTACATTGACTAGTTATACAGAATTGCAGTCATAATATTAAATCTGAGTTCGAACACTGCAAGTATCGGAGAATTCTCTTAAACTGTAGACCTGATATATAACTTACATTTAAAATTGTTGAGAGGTGTATGTAGTGTAGAAAAGAGTTGCAAATTTTTGTGCGCCTATACCTAGGAGTGTCAATATTccttttgtttctggtgtcatggCAGTGTATATTTTCTCTTTTGTTAAACCATTACTTTTTTTAGCATATAACAGTTATAACTATATATAAATCTTTATCACTGTCAGTACTCTGATCTTGGTGAACAAAGGATGACAGTGTTCCCATGGCCCAAGATGGTATTTGAAGCAATCACAGGTCAAAAAATATGCTACCTAATTTGCCTTATTAGTGTGCCCGCATTATACCAACTTTTGAACTTACGCTAAAAAACAAGCGTGCGTGTTTCTTTGTCATAAAATGCTAGGTCCCACGCCAGAGTATGGTACTGCATTGTATTACGTGGTGTGCAACAAACTATTCAACCACCAATAATTAAAACAGCAACACAGCATCAAGCACATTGACACATTACGTTAGTGCACtttttattttgcaattggtttcttATTATACAGATTCTCTCTCCAAATTGGGCTTTGCCAGGTGATGTAAAATACCATTAACTGAAGTTGGTTACATTTTCgatatttatatgcagaaaataatgctgtttcaaactatctctgataaaATATTTTACCTGGACACAATTCCCTATTAGGTAATTTCGCATTTTGAGGCATCTTCTGCCATCTTCAACAAGCAATTGTACAGTAGCTGTTCTCAAATGCTTTGTGTTGTGTTTTGctcattgttttcttattttaaaattaGTTATGTGACAAAACCTGGTCCATCATGGATTTTGAGTGTGACCCTTACAACACCAGAAGAGATCTTTCACAGAACATTAATTTGGGCTGCTGCCCTATGAGAGGGAGGTGGGACTTGTTTCCCTGCACCATTCCTCCCCTCTCTGGCACTCAAAATTCTAGTTTGTTTACGTACATGACAGTCACTATATAGTGTCCGCACTCTGTGCTATAGTGactggaaaataaatttttttgagtgATGCTGCCACCATCTGACTGTAATAACTTTTATTCTGTACTTTTACAAAGGTGATtatggccttaggccattttcaagtacaaaaacttatttatatgtcaaaaaTAGGTCAGACTGCTATTGAAATACAAGTTGTAGTCAGAAAAGCGTATCTGATAATATAGTCCAGATCTGTCATTAGTAAAAGTGGGAACATCTCTAAAACATCGAAataagttgcagactttcatttctGGACCCTACATCACAGCTGTTATATGAAACTGCAACCAATAAACAGGTATGTGGATTTTGTAATTATCAAATTGGGTGGGACAAGGCAAATAATGTCCAGAAACACTTTAATTCAGACACACATTCAGTTCACTGGTGGGGAAAATGCTACTCTTTCCGACAGAACAATCTTTTGTTGAAAGCTTAAATACAGCCAAACAAAGAAAACTAAGGCCACTTTGGGAAAAGACTGTTGAAGTTCTTGCAAAACCAAACATTTTAATCATAATGTTCCCAACCAGTGTTTTTTTTAAACAGTCAGTGTAGATGTGAATTTGGCCAAAAATAGATACTACATTTTCCAGTCCCTGGTAATTATAGTCAcattaataaaatttttcattaattttgctaAGCTATTATAAGTGCAAGCTTGCTTTTGGTTGATCAGTGTAGCGTTGTTGTGCTGATCAACGAAACCATGGTGGAAATTAGTAATTTAGATTCTGTGTTAAACAATGAATCAGAAACAATTGATGTTCTGCAGGTTATAGACACATTAGAATTCCTTATCTGGTGCATGTCACCATAGGTATGGAATAAGACTATGATACATAGATACAGTAAGACCTCCTATTGTTTGAAATAAAGTAGTTGAacaaatacaactttttaattctAATTGGTGATGCAGTTGCATAATTTCAGAATGATCTAGGCTTATTTACTACTTATACGTACATAATCTGCAAGTTACCGTGAATGCACGGCAGAGGATACTTAGCATGGTACCAaacattagggtttcttcctgc contains these protein-coding regions:
- the LOC124799236 gene encoding DNA-directed RNA polymerases I, II, and III subunit RPABC1 isoform X2, which produces MDDEAETYKLWRVRKTVMQLCHDRGYLVTQDELDQTLEQFKEQFGDKPSEKRPARSDLIVLVAHNDDPTDQMFVFFPDEPKIGIKTIKTYCQRMQEENIHRAIIVVQQGMTPSAKQSLVDMAPKYILEHFLESELLINITEHELVPEHVVMTPEEKQELLARYKLKENQLMRIQAGDPVARYFGLKRGQVVKIIRPSETAGRYISYRLVC